The genomic region TCTGCAATTTGATTTTGCATCCTTGACACATATTGATATTGAATCTTGCTGAATTTTGATGCCCACTTTtgaagacattcatgataaggtatcatcctttcttctttgatcttccacTTATTATGAATCTGAGAGATTATCAAAACTAAGTCTCCGTATACCTCCAACTCTTTCACCCCTAGGCCTAAGGTTGATTGTAGGCCCATAATGCAAGCTTCATATTCAGTAACATTATTAGTGGTTGGAAAGTTGAGTTTGCCAGAAAATGGAATATGTGCCCCTTTTAGAGAAATTAAGagaactccaattccacttccaTTTTGATTTGTGGTCCCGTCAAAGTACATCTTCCAGGATTCTACCTCAATCCCCATGATGTCTTTATCTGGAAAGTCTCCTTGAATTTCTTCAACTTCTTCTAGTGAACAATGAGCTAAATGATCAGCAATTGCTCTCCCTTTCACAAATTTTTGAGTCATatacttattattaaattctgATAGAAGTAAGACCCGTTTAGCTGTCTTCCCATCTTGTAAAGGCTTTTCCATTAAGTACTTCAAAGGATCCATTCTTGCAATCAACAAAACCTTGTAAGCAAGCATATAGTGTCTGAGTTTGCGAGTTGCCCATACAATTGCTACACATGTCTTCTCTAATGGTGAATACTTCTCTTCATAAGACAACATCTTCTTGCTGATGTAGTAGATTGCATTCTTCTTTCTAGTCTCCTCTAGGTATTTAGCAAGTAGAGCCCCCATAACTGTATCTATAGTGgtgagatacaacaacaatggctTTTCAAGTACCAGTGGGACAAGTATTGGTGGTTTCATCAGAtaattcttgatcttctcaaagGCTTCTTGGCATTGTTCATTCCATATAATAGGGACCTCCTTCTTAAGCTATCTGAAGATTGGTTCACATGTCATGGTGAGTTGAGCTATGAACCTGCTGATATACTGTATCCTCTTTAGAAATCCTCAGATCTCCTTTTCAGTTCTTAGGGGCTTCATCTCTACTATTGCTTTGATTTTGTCAGGATCAACTTTTATTTCCCTCTAgcttaccataaaccctaacagTTTTCCGGATGTAACTCCAAAAGTGCATTTCTTCCGTAACTTGTAGAACCGaattctttcaaagaacttcctTTAAGCCGTATGTGCCCTTCATCGTCTTTGGACTTcactatcatatcatcaacataaacttctacttctttATGAATCAAGTCATGTAGCAAAGTAGTGGCTACACGTTAATAAGTAGCACTagcatttttaaggccaaatggcatgaccttgtagtAGTATGTCCTCCATGGTGTAATGAAGGAGGTCTTCTCCATATCTTCTAGAGCCAACTTCATTTGATTGTACCCTGAAAATCCATCCATAAACGATAGCAATGCATGACCTACTATGTTGTCCACAAGGATGTCAATGTGAGGCAAAGGAGAATCATCTTTTGGGCTGGCCTTATTCAAATCTCGAAAATGTACACACATTCTAACCTTCCCATCATTCTTTGGTACCAgaaccacattagctaaccattCTGGATAGTTGATCACCCTCAAGAATCCTACATTGTACTATTTCTCCATTTCTTCCTTGATCTTGAGAGTCCATTCGAgcttcattcttctcaacttctGCTTGACCGGCTTTATGGTTGGATCTATTGGAATGCAATGTTGTACTATATCTATATCAATCCCAGGCATGTCTTCGTAGGACCAGGCAAAGAACTCCTTGAACTCTATCAGCAGTTCCACtaatgcatctttcttagaAGTGGTTAAGGTATTGCCCACTTGTATTATTTTGGGTTCATCATCAGTTCCCAGGTTAAtgggttgggtttcttcttttatgggTTCTAGGTGTCcatgttttaattccttattattaagagtttctttaccaatttcagAAACATTTAAAGCCAACAAATAAGCAAAATCagaaatcatattaaaaggaaaagagttctcAACAGACTCAATAGACTTAACTTAATCAAACTCAACTGGAAAACTATCACAAACAGACTTAACAGGATAGAAATACTAGCAGAAATAGACTCAATAGGGTCAGAAACAATGTTCTTGGCAAGGGTGACGGGCTCGGTAGTCTTAATCTTCTTGGCAAGAGTGACTGACTTGACGGTCTTGATCTTCCTCACAGAGTCCTCTATGGGGTGGGCGACTCCCTCTCATGCCCAGTTCTTTAACTCGATTATAGCTTCCACAATGGCAGGTGGCTCCCAGTAAGTTCCTTTTTCTCTCGGCATCAGTACCGCAGGATCTTCATCCATATACTCCATGGCTTCTTTGTCAATCTCCATGTCTGTAGGTTTGTCAGTCACAAAATGcgggggtttgaagtgtctccccccttGTGATGTGGACAATTTTTATCGGGTCATTTGGATCGATATCTTGGGGTTCGAGATGTAACCCGCTGTTTGTGGGTATTAGGTTgtttgattggggtttgaagtgtctttAGCCATATATTGGTGCTTGGTAGTTTGATTGGGGTTTGCAGtatctctccccccccccccccacttgTGGATGTTTGGTTATTtacttggggtttgaagtgtcttcccctatttgtgggttttgggtgATTTGGTTGGGGTTTAAAGTATCTTGTAGGTCGGATATGGGATTATGATGTTGTAGCAGTGGAGTTTCTTCTATGCTTAAGGGCTTTAGTACTGTAATGAGAGTGATGGGCTTGGAACTGGAGCTACTGGCTTGAATGTTAGGCTTAGGTTCTCTTTGCAGCCTTTCTTcagatcttgaccaaattctcccctaaTGATAGGCTTGGTTGGGTTAATCAAAACTAAGACCCCATCCACATCAatcaatcaaccaaaacaaacacacatagcATGCAATGAAATTTTAATCGAGACAGACCTAAGGGcaggttctaagtcattatgTTGTAAGGTGagtttgttgtttcattgtttcccatagctaggatgttacacctcccaacttgtaatgtaatgaacattgcgTTGGTCCGAGCGACATGGTTTGTCCTTTACAATCAACAAGAAATGATCTAGTGACTTtaggctatgagttggtgagttcgcCATTGGGTACCCGAATCTAATAAAGACCGGTGATCCATGGCTAATACCACCACAAGTTGTTGAAAGTGGTGCATACATATTGTTTAAATGACACACACTATGATAGTTAGGGAAagattttaacaaacaatacaaacaaCAAATATACAACAAAGTATCATACAACATCTCATTAAACATAAAtatacaaacaaacaacaatatcatgCAAGACCATGCAAAATAGGGGTACatatttggtcacttaagtctaatacAAAACTTAGCCCTCGACATCCCCAGCGGAGTCGCCACTGTGAGAGACCGCAAAAGTTGggtgcctctcaaaaaagaggGATTTTTGAGTGCTTTTTAGggtacctctctttttgggtaagtggtgtggagtcgtcacttattttttatacaaaaaaataagaaaaactaaataaaaactttaCATGGCTGAATCGTTTCATCTCAttgattgacaaaaaaaaaaaaaacataattgaaaaATTGCATGGCTTTGAGTCCTAGctacaatctaccaaaataaTTAAATGGCTTTTTGTTCTAATtacattctacccaaaataaaaataaggacaAGGCTTAGATCTACTTATCTAAAGACCTAAATTCGGAGGATAGGTtacagaatgggaaggtgttaggcacccattccgctaAGACAGAGTCttgtcttctagactcttgtgacctaTGTACCCATTTTATGCATgctatgaatgatatgttgaacatgtgaaataaaaaaattcaaatttgttgttgtgataaaaaaaaaaatttaattttggtttataaAAACTAGatctgttttttgaaaattttttaaaaatggttttaGCTTTGTAAAAGACCAGATTTGTTTtgtgatgattaaaaaaatggttttttgatgacagaaaaatcaaatcttgtttttatttgttcaaAATTATGATAAAGATTTTTTATGGAGAggatttcattcataaaataatttatgctaCATGGactaaagaaaacaaacaacaaacacaatcatgtatgatcttttctttctttcaaaactCCGCATATGTAAAAAATCGGATCCgtatctaaggaagatacaaataagtttttgtagtaaaaaaattcagatttgcatctaatgaagatgcaaaccagttttttgagaaaaactcagatctgcatctaaggaagatgcaaatccattttattttaaagaaaaattcaaatctacatctaatgaagatgtagatccgttttatttgaagaaaaatttagatctacatctaatgaagatgtagatccattttatattaagaaaaaaaatcagatttacatctaaggaagatgcagatccgtttttaattggagaaaaatgaagatgtagatttgttttgttttaagaaaaattcagatctacatatAAGGAAAATGAAGacttgttttattttgaaaaaagaattGGTTATATGCAGatctttaaaattaagaaaaagatcACAATTACAATAAAAGATTCAAGATCATGCTTTAACAAAACAATCATTAACAATTCATATTGTAGATATTTGACACAACTAAACTAAAGAAACATGCATGCATTATcataagagaaaggcataaagaaaagaaaaggatagttgaaaacaacctcttgcatggagcacttcttcttcttgagaggatgttttagggttcaaataaatttatacaattatctttgaaacctaaaaaccctaacctCAACAGAAAACATTAGAGAGGAGATCAGAAAATATCAGAGATTTGAGGGTGTGAGTAATGCCTCTTGAGAGCATTAAAGACTGTGTTGAATTATGAGAtccagtctctatttatagaggttagaaaactctaaaaaatagttTAGATGGTTAGAATACGAATCAGGACTCGTCCTTCTGcaaaaagatagaaaaggaTGTGCCTTATCGTCACCTGAAGGAAGTTGGGCCTTAGCCCTTAAGGGTGCCATTCGACACTTTTAAAGTGCCGAATGGTACTTTTGGGCAGCAAACGTACTTCCTTGCTTAGGTGCATTTTGGACTCcatttttaggtattttttaGCTGGTCCTTGCACCTAGACGTGTTTTCAATCCGTATTCTAAGTCTATTCTAGATAATTTAGGTCTTTTCaagaaaaattttcttgtagataaatatcctaaaataaatcttgataaaattcaaattatacacaattttatcGCTATCCAATCATCCATTTTATTCTTATGCAAGCAATTCTATCTtagacactaattatcaaccaatcacaaaattatttaaataattttgattgttttaccaatcagaattaatttaaatcaaTCATGCATGATCGACTCTACCTAGACACTAACCGcgtaaacttgatcatgcgatatctttcgatccgatggTTCGATTTGAAAACCGGACACACCGTTGCGACCATTAGAACcttaagatcatttttatgatatgaaatGAATGAGTTAATgtatgtaatgcaatcatgatttttggggtacatggatggtaATTCCactcatcttccttgattaaatcaggggtgcaaaatcgagtgtctacaccTGTGAATAGTGAAAATTgagcaaaaaattaaacaattaattacAATGCCATATACTACATTATAATGGTTTGCCTTGTTATGGCAGAGAAAGGTTTTATAAGGGGAAGAATCAAAGTGTGCTTGGGGAGATCCTTAGATAAAAGTGTTATGGTCATAAAGTTCTTGGGTACTTTCACTGGCCTAAGAGATGCAGAGAAGCTTCATAAGCATTTTGATGAAAATAAGTGAGGTAGAGTAGATTTTGACAGAATAACATCCAACAATGGTAAAAGCAGCAAAAGCTAGGATGCAGGAAACCAAGGAGAAAAGCTGGAGGAACATATTTTGTATGGGCACATGGGTATCGCAAAGGACTTGGACAAAGTAGATTTTAACACTAGAAAGTCATGTTTGATCAAGAGTAAGATGGAGATACAGGATCTAGCAAATGCTCCTCTTAGGCCTGATGAGAGGTAGCTGTCCATGAAACACTTTATTATGGATGGTGCTATAATTTTGCGAATCATagtaggctttttttttttttttttttggtataaaaaagTCTGTGGCAAATTTCATGGCGCTATAATTTTGCAAATCATAacaggctttttttttttttgggtaaaaaaaagtttgtggcAAATTTCACTAACCAACCATGAGATTTGGGCTAATGTCAAATAGGTCCAAGATATTCAAAATAGACCAAATTAGTCCCTAAACCC from Castanea sativa cultivar Marrone di Chiusa Pesio chromosome 11, ASM4071231v1 harbors:
- the LOC142616519 gene encoding uncharacterized protein LOC142616519, with protein sequence MGALLAKYLEETRKKNAIYYISKKMLSYEEKYSPLEKTCVAIVWATRKLRHYMLAYKVLLIARMDPLKYLMEKPLQDGKTAKRVLLLSEFNNKYMTQKFVKGRAIADHLAHCSLEEVEEIQGDFPDKDIMGIEVESWKMYFDGTTNQNGSGIGVLLISLKGAHIPFSGKLNFPTTNNVTEYEACIMGLQSTLGLGVKELEVYGDLVLIISQIHNKWKIKEERMIPYHECLQKWASKFSKIQYQYVSRMQNQIADALATMASMMDGPKEDEVDQ